A single window of Persephonella sp. DNA harbors:
- the pilM gene encoding pilus assembly protein PilM, which translates to MSVLEKIKPVSSILQKEKTSLGIQLDKGFARIAVLSKEKGHFEIPIMPFEISLVENKEQAGLLIKEELEKRNLHIKNAVVSIPTASTLYKTLKIPKMSPKEIEEAVEWNIREDIKSIKGNTIYDYDIIGEEDDTFIIFVVISKIEDIENIREIMKYAGLEPDIIDSEGVALINLAEAERKNNPELREETNICIIHLDINDSYLIFFHEHVIVQSLNFDAKNYEELDPDEREKAVDKLINEINYFFLTINEPKVIYTSGLFAKYPEIQAYMQLKFSTRFTLVELDPVKALNIDFQGNIPLSIYNIPFGLAYRRFEDD; encoded by the coding sequence ATGAGTGTGCTGGAAAAAATAAAACCTGTTTCAAGTATCCTCCAGAAGGAAAAAACTTCTCTTGGTATTCAGCTTGATAAAGGATTTGCAAGAATTGCTGTTCTTTCAAAAGAAAAAGGGCATTTTGAAATTCCTATTATGCCTTTTGAAATATCATTAGTTGAGAATAAAGAACAGGCAGGTCTTTTAATTAAAGAAGAGCTGGAAAAAAGAAATTTACATATTAAAAATGCTGTTGTCAGTATTCCAACAGCTTCAACATTATATAAAACACTAAAAATTCCAAAAATGTCACCTAAAGAAATAGAAGAAGCTGTTGAATGGAATATCAGAGAAGATATAAAAAGCATAAAAGGAAATACAATTTATGACTACGACATAATAGGTGAAGAAGACGATACGTTTATTATTTTTGTTGTTATTTCAAAGATAGAGGATATAGAGAATATAAGAGAAATAATGAAATATGCAGGATTAGAACCGGATATTATAGATTCAGAAGGTGTTGCACTGATTAATTTGGCAGAGGCAGAAAGGAAAAATAATCCTGAACTCAGAGAAGAAACAAATATATGTATTATTCATTTAGATATTAATGATTCTTATCTTATATTTTTCCATGAACATGTTATAGTTCAATCTTTAAACTTTGATGCAAAAAACTATGAAGAATTAGACCCTGACGAGAGGGAAAAAGCTGTTGATAAGTTAATTAATGAGATTAATTACTTTTTCCTTACCATAAATGAACCGAAAGTTATTTATACATCTGGTCTTTTTGCCAAATATCCGGAAATTCAGGCTTATATGCAGCTTAAATTTTCTACTAGATTTACGCTTGTTGAATTAGACCCTGTAAAAGCTCTAAATATAGATTTTCAGGGAAATATTCCGTTAAGTATATATAACATTCCATTTGGATTAGCTTATAGGAGATTTGAGGATGATTAA
- a CDS encoding PilN domain-containing protein, with amino-acid sequence MIKVNLNPEKRKPKVAKKGISAPSVKANKGLLYIGIPALLVAAEIVYIVYLNSHISNLTDKKQAFIQERAKYKDVERQINRLKKAVVEAERLKETTKLKIAVFNKLASSKTDFIPMIKAIALSLPDGVWLKKMEIGRSNGNLNGFSFNPKYISNFYDNLSQYYTEIKFRSVKKHVSKNKSVQYYAFNFRLNNWKKHKKEEKTQENKNTPNNQVGRK; translated from the coding sequence ATGATTAAAGTTAATTTAAACCCGGAAAAAAGAAAGCCTAAAGTAGCAAAGAAAGGTATATCTGCTCCTTCAGTTAAAGCGAATAAAGGCCTTCTTTATATAGGAATTCCGGCACTTTTAGTGGCTGCAGAAATTGTTTATATAGTGTATTTAAATAGCCATATATCCAATCTTACAGATAAGAAACAAGCTTTTATACAAGAAAGAGCTAAATATAAAGATGTTGAAAGACAGATAAACAGGCTCAAAAAAGCTGTTGTTGAAGCTGAAAGGCTAAAAGAAACAACAAAACTGAAAATTGCTGTATTTAACAAACTTGCATCCTCAAAAACAGATTTTATTCCTATGATTAAAGCAATAGCACTTAGCCTTCCAGATGGTGTATGGCTTAAGAAAATGGAAATTGGCCGCTCCAATGGAAATTTAAACGGATTCTCATTTAATCCAAAATATATATCTAATTTTTACGATAATCTTTCACAATACTATACAGAAATTAAATTCAGGTCAGTTAAAAAACATGTTTCTAAAAACAAAAGTGTTCAATACTATGCTTTTAATTTCAGATTGAATAACTGGAAAAAACATAAGAAGGAAGAAAAAACGCAGGAAAATAAAAATACTCCAAATAACCAAGTTGGGAGGAAATAA